In Streptomyces sp. SID8374, one genomic interval encodes:
- the thiC gene encoding phosphomethylpyrimidine synthase ThiC, whose amino-acid sequence MTTADARTPASKQNDGTPDGASDGEAGKSIGWHKGYVQGSRPDLRVPVRQVHLTNGKDVTLYDTSGPYTDPAIDTDVRRGLAPLRENWIIARGDTEQYAGRPVRPEDDGLKHTSPRGGLRNLDAVFPGRPRQPRRSRDGRPVTQLAYARRGEITPEMEYVAIRENVEAEVVREEIAAGRAVLPANVNHPEIEPMIIGKRFLVKVNANIGNSAVTSSIEEEVDKMTWATKWGADTVMDLSTGRNIHTTREWVLRNSPVPIGTVPLYQALEKVDGRAEELTWEIYKDTVIEQAEQGVDYMTVHAGVRLPYVPLTARRKTGIVSRGGSIMAAWCLAHHKESFLYEHFEELCEILATYDVTYSLGDGLRPGSIADANDEAQFAELRTLGELNTIAKRFGVQTMIEGPGHVPMHKIKENIDLQQEICEEAPFYTLGPLTTDVAPAYDHITSGIGAAMIAWWGTAMLCYVTPKEHLGLPNRDDVKTGVITYKIAAHAADLAKGHPGAQEWDDALSDARFEFRWEDQFNLALDPDTAREFHDETLPAEPAKTAHFCSMCGPKFCSMKISQDIRRQHGGSQEEIEEGMAEKSKEFAAAGNRVYLPIAE is encoded by the coding sequence ATGACCACAGCGGACGCACGCACGCCTGCCTCGAAACAGAACGACGGAACGCCGGACGGCGCTTCGGACGGCGAGGCCGGGAAGTCCATCGGCTGGCACAAGGGGTACGTCCAGGGCTCGCGCCCTGACCTCCGGGTGCCGGTCCGACAGGTGCACCTCACCAACGGCAAGGACGTGACGCTGTACGACACGTCGGGGCCGTACACCGATCCCGCCATCGACACCGATGTCCGCCGGGGCCTCGCGCCCCTGCGGGAGAACTGGATCATCGCCCGCGGCGACACCGAGCAGTACGCGGGCCGCCCGGTCCGCCCCGAGGACGACGGGCTCAAGCACACCTCGCCGCGCGGCGGGCTGCGCAACCTCGACGCCGTCTTCCCGGGCCGCCCGCGCCAGCCGCGCCGCAGCCGCGACGGACGGCCCGTCACCCAGCTCGCGTACGCCCGTCGGGGGGAGATCACCCCGGAGATGGAGTACGTCGCGATCCGGGAGAACGTCGAGGCCGAAGTCGTACGCGAGGAGATCGCGGCGGGCCGGGCGGTGCTGCCGGCCAACGTCAACCACCCCGAGATCGAGCCGATGATCATCGGCAAGCGGTTCCTGGTGAAGGTCAACGCCAACATCGGCAACTCGGCGGTCACCTCCTCCATCGAGGAGGAGGTCGACAAGATGACCTGGGCGACCAAGTGGGGCGCCGACACGGTCATGGACCTGTCCACCGGCCGCAACATCCACACCACCCGCGAGTGGGTGCTGCGCAACTCCCCCGTGCCGATCGGAACGGTGCCGCTCTACCAGGCGTTGGAGAAGGTGGACGGCCGGGCCGAGGAGCTGACCTGGGAGATCTACAAGGACACCGTCATCGAACAGGCCGAGCAGGGCGTGGACTACATGACGGTGCATGCCGGAGTGCGCCTGCCGTACGTCCCGCTGACGGCCCGTCGTAAGACCGGGATCGTCTCGCGCGGCGGGTCGATCATGGCGGCCTGGTGCCTGGCGCACCACAAGGAGTCTTTCCTCTACGAGCACTTCGAGGAGCTCTGCGAGATCCTCGCGACGTACGACGTCACCTACTCCCTCGGTGACGGGCTGCGCCCCGGTTCGATCGCGGACGCCAACGACGAGGCGCAGTTCGCCGAGTTGCGGACGCTGGGCGAGCTGAACACGATCGCCAAGCGGTTCGGCGTCCAGACGATGATCGAGGGCCCCGGGCACGTCCCGATGCACAAGATCAAGGAGAACATCGACCTTCAGCAGGAGATCTGCGAGGAGGCGCCGTTCTACACGCTCGGCCCGCTGACCACGGATGTGGCGCCCGCCTACGACCACATCACCTCGGGCATCGGCGCCGCGATGATCGCCTGGTGGGGCACGGCGATGCTCTGCTACGTCACGCCCAAGGAGCACCTGGGGCTGCCCAACCGGGACGACGTGAAGACCGGGGTCATCACCTACAAGATCGCCGCCCACGCGGCCGACCTCGCCAAGGGGCACCCGGGCGCGCAGGAGTGGGACGACGCGCTCTCCGACGCGCGGTTCGAGTTCCGCTGGGAGGACCAGTTCAACCTGGCCCTCGACCCGGATACGGCCCGGGAGTTCCACGACGAGACACTGCCCGCCGAACCGGCGAAGACGGCGCACTTCTGCTCCATGTGCGGGCCGAAGTTCTGCTCGATGAAGATCTCCCAGGACATCCGCCGTCAGCACGGCGGTTCGCAGGAGGAGATCGAGGAGGGCATGGCCGAGAAGTCGAAGGAGTTCGCGGCGGCCGGCAACCGGGTCTACCTGCCGATCGCCGAGTAG